Genomic DNA from Nonomuraea rubra:
GATGACGAAGCGCTGCTCCTCCTCGTTCATGAGGTTGAGCAGGCCGGTGGTCACGACGATGAACGGGTCGTCGAAGCCGATGGCCTTGGCCTGGACCTGCGGGTCCTGCTGGACGTAGATCTCGGGGATCCGGTGCAGGTCGAGGGTGTAGGCGGCGTCGCGGCCCATGTCGTAGAGGGAGCGGAACTGGGTCTCGCTCACGCGTACGGCCGACGCCAGGTACATCAGGCGCAGCCGCCGCTCACTGATGAGACCGGACATCTGCTTGAGAACCGTGTCGAACCCACTGAGCTTACGCAGAGCGACCAGGGCGGACCGGTCTGCGGGGTGTTCGTAGGCTCGGGACGAGATGCCGGGCAGTTGGACGCGGTTGCGGTCCGGGGTGGTCGTCATGCCCGGCATGCTACGTCCGCAACGGAAGTGATGCGCGGTCATCACGAAGGGGGGTCCATTCATGTTGGGGGAATGCGTCCGCGTAAGGTCCGTTTCATGATGAATGCGCCTGGTGTGCAGGGGATGAGGCGAGTGGGCGTGATGGGTGGGACGTTCGACCCCATCCACCACGGCCACCTGGTCGCGGCCAGCGAGGTGGCCCATCACTTCCAGCTCGACGAGGTCGTCTTCGTGCCGACGGGGCGGCCGTACCAGAAGTCGGAGCGGGAGGTCTCGGCGCCCGAGGACCGTTACCTGATGACGGTGATCGCGACGGCGTCCAATCCCCGCTTCTCCGTCAGCAGGGTCGACGTGGACCGCCCGGGGCCCACGTTCACGATCGACACCTTGCGCGATATCTCCGAGATTTACGGGCCTGAGGCACAGCTGTTCTTCATCACCGGCGCCGACGCGCTCGGCGCCATCCTCGACTGGCAGCAGGCCGACGAGCTGTTCGAGCTGGCGCATTTCGTCGGCTGCACGCGCCCCGGGCACACGCTGCACGACCCCGGCCTGCCCGAAGGCCGCGTGACGTTGCTGGAAATTCCCGCCCTGGCCATTTCCTCGTCCGAGTGCCGTCAGCGCGTGGCAAAGGGCGAGCCGATTTGGTATCTGGTGCCCGATGGAATCGTCCAGTACATCAACAAGCGCGGGCTGTACCACGCGGCAGGTTGACGGGACCCGCGGATACACAGGTGAGGGGTTTCGGGCTGGAAGGGTACCCTCAACATAAGGGCATGCTGCCGACACAGGAGGACAGACCCGCATCGTGACCGCATCTGACAGATCCGTCCAGCTCGTGCGCATCGCCGCGGAGGCCGCGGCCGACAAGCTGGCCGATGACATCCTCGCCTACGACGTGAGCGAACAGCTCGTCATCACCGACGCGTTCCTGCTCTGCTCCGCCACCAACGACCGCCAGGTACGCGCCATCGTCGACGAGATCGAGGAGCGGCTGCGCACCGAGGCCGGCGCCAAGCCCGTACGCCGTGAAGGCGAGCGCGAGGGCCGCTGGGTGCTGCTCGACTACATCGACATCGTCGTCCACGTCCAGCACGAGGAAGACCGCACGTTCTACGCGCTCGAACGCCTCTGGAAGGACTGCCCGGCCATCTCGCTGCCGGAGAGCGTCATGCAGGCCAACCTCCAGCGGGCCCGCGCGTGACCCCCTCCTTCCCGCGTTTCCGCGAGGCCGCCGCATGAGCCGGCGGATCGTGTGTCTGCGTCACGGGCAGACTCTGTGGAACGTCGAGCAGCGTTTTCAGGGCCACTCCGACATCCCTCTCGACGAGACCGGCGTCGCGCAGGCCGCCAGGGCGGCCTCGCTGCTGGCTTCGCTGCGGCCCACCATGATCGTCTCTTCCGACCTCATGCGGGCCAACGACACCGCCCTGGCCCTCGGGCGGCTGATCGGGCTCGACGTGGCGGTCGACAAGGACTTCCGCGAGCGCGGTGGCGGGCAGTGGGAAGGGCTCACCCGTGAGGAGATCGCCGCGCGCTGGCCCGACGAGTACGCCGCCTGGGAGGCGCCCGACGGCGAGCCCGTCACCGACGTGGCCGCCAGGGTGGCGACCGCGATGCGCCGGTGGGCGGCCCGCGTCGACGACGACGGGCTGGTGGTCGTGGTCTCGCACGGCGCGGCGCTGCGGCTGGGCATCTGCGAGCTGCTCGGGCTGCCCGAGCAGCTGTGGCCCGCGCTGGGCGGGCTGGGCAACTGCTCCTGGTCCGTGTTGCAGGAGGGGCGCAAGGGTTGGCGGCTGCTGGAGCACAACGCCGGCACCCTGCCCGAGCCGGTGCACAGCGACGACAAGCCCGAGGCCGAGGCCTGAGGTTCGTACGGCTCGGGGGCCGTACGGACATACATGGGGCGGCCCCGGACGAATAACCCGGCGACAGAGACCGCGGCGGCCTGGGAGGGCGGGCCGCTGACGTCGGGGAAGGTTCGTCGATGGAGATTCGGTCACTTCGCTATGCGGTCACGCTCGCCGAGGAGCTGCACTTCGGGCGGGCCGCGCAGCGGCATTTCATCGCGGCCCAGCCGTTCGGGCGGCACATCCAGCGCCTGGAGCGGGAGGTCGGGCGGCGGCTGTTCGAGCGTACGAGCCGGAGGGTCGTGCTCACGCCGGCCGGGGAGCGGCTGGTCGCGGAGGCCCGCAGGGTGCTGGCGGCGGTGGACGGGCTGGCGGAGGCCGTCCGCTCCGGCTGTGACATCTCGGCGGCGGGGGATCGCAACCTTTCCCGCTGATGATGCCCCGCCCGGTGCCGTGCTGGAGTCGAGGGCATGGGACATCAGCGGATCAGGCCGGATTCGGCCGCGCTGCAGGAGATCGTGTCCGGGGTGCACGCGTGGGTGCAGCCCGACGGCACCTGGTGGGTCAACAACGCCGGCGCGGTGACGGGCGACGACGGCACGATCGTCGTCGACACCTGCGCCACCGAGGAACGTACCCGGAGATTCCTCCGCGCGCTGGCCGCGGCCACCGGCGACTCCCCGGTCAGGGCCGCGGTGAACACGCACCAGCACGGCGACCACACCCACGGCAACTGCCTGCTGCCGGAGGAGGCCGTGATCGTGGGGCACGAGAGTGTTCGCGAGAGCGTGCTGGCCGACTTCGTCATCGACGGGTGCCCGCCGTTCTGGTCGCCGGTGCCCGACTGGGGCGGGGTGACGCGGCGGCCACCGTCGCTCGTGTTCAGCTCCGAGCTGACCTTCTACAGCGGCGGGCGGCGGATCGATCTGCTGCATCCCGGACATCCCGCGCATACCGCCGGTGACGTGGTGGCCTGGCTGCCGGAGGAACGCGTGCTGTTCACCGGCGACCTGCTTTTCCACGGGGTGACGCCGCTGGTGCTGATGGGGTCGGTCGACGGGGCCCTGCGGTCGCTGGAGTGGCTGGCCGGGTTCGGCGCCGACCACGTCGTGCCCGGGCACGGGCCGCTCGCCGACGCCGCGGCGCTGCCCGGCATCCTGGCCGATCACGAGCGTTACTACCGGTTCGTGGCCGGCACCGCGGTGGCCGGGCTCCGGCGCGGGCTGAGCCCTCTGGACGTGGCCCGCCGCGCCGACCTGCGAGACTTCGGGGGCTGGCCTGACGCGGAACGGCTCGTGCTCAACCTGCATCGCGCGTACGCCGACGCGACGCGCACCGACGTGGACCTGGTAGCGGCCTTCGGGGACGCCATGGCGTGGAATCGCGGCCCGTTCCCCACAGCCGTCTGAGGGGGGCCGCGAGGATCTCAGGGCGTCGCGTACGAGGTGAGGTCGATGGCGGAGGCGGCGCGTTCGGTCATGCGCTTGATGAGGCTCTTGCCCGGCATGTACGGCAGCAGCCGCATCATCTGGTTGCGCCGCCAGATCTGGGACTTCTTCCGGGGAACCAGGAACTTGTCGGCCCCCTGCGCCTGGCGCTGGCAGATGGTGACATAGGGCCTCATGCGGCTCTCGTACCGGCTGAAGGCGGTCTCGTGGTCGCCGGCCTCGGCCAGCTCGCCCGCCAGCACGTACGCGCCGATCAGCGCCAGGCCCGTGCCCATGCCGCCCGGCCCGGGGGCGTAACCCGCGTCGCCGAGCAGCGCCACCCGGCCGGACGAGTACGCCGACAGGACCACCTGGGCCGCGGGGGCGAAGTAGAAGTCGTCCGCCGCCCGCATCTGCGCGAGCAGGCGCGGGATCTCCCAGCCCAGCCCGTCGAACGCCTTCTCGACCAGGGCCTCCTGCTGGGCCCTGTCGTGGTGGTCGTAGGCGAGCGGGGGCGAGGCGAAGTCCAGGGCGGCTCTCGTCCGGCCGCCCGTGCTGACGATCGTGGCGCAGCTCGCGGGCTCGCTGTACATGACGCCCTCGTGGTCGAGGCCGTACGTGCCGGGGAAGGAGAAGATCGCGCCGTACATGCCCAGGTGGTGGATCCTGCCGGAGGTGTCGCCGAAGGCCAGCTCGCGGACCTTGGAGCGGAGGCCGTCCGCCCCTACGACCAGGTCGAACGTGCGGGGGGCGGATCGTTCGAAGGTGACGTGGACGCCGTCGGCGGTTTCCGTCAGTGCGGTGATGGAGTCGCCGAAGACGTACTCGGCGGGGGCGGCGTCGTGCAGGATGCGGCTCAGGGTGCCGCGCAGGATCTCCACCTCCCCGCTGAACGCCTCCGAGGGCAGGCTCGACAGGCGCCTGCCGTGCTCGTTGACGATCCTGATGTCGCCCATGTGGGTCTGGGCCTGGCGGACCGGGTCGAGGATGCCCATGCGGGACAGGACCTCCAGCTGGGGCGCGCCGCGGAAGTCGACCGCCTGGCCGCCCGGGCGGATGTCGGGGGCGCGCTCGACGATGGTGGGGTGGTTGCCGTGGCGGGCCAGCCAGTGGGCCAGGGCGGGGCCGGCTATGCCTGCGCCGGAGATGAGGATGGCGAGGTCGCGCATCGCGGTGACCTTCCGTGGGTGTTTACGGTGTACGCGCACTCTAAGGACGGGCTGGTGGCGCGGCAATATCGCTGCCTGTTGCACTAGTGCGGTCGTTCGGGATGTCTGGTAGAAATCGGACTGGTGCACTAGTGCGATCGAGGGGGTTGGTTCGGTGGATCGGGGAAGTGCGCCGTACCTCCGGATCGTGGAGGAGTTGCGGCGGCGCATCGCCGGCGGGGAGCTGGCGGCGGGTGATCGGCTGCCGTCCACGCGGCAGATCGTCCAGGAGTGGGGAGTGGCGATGGCCACCGCCAGCAAGGTGCTGAGCAGGCTCCAGGAGGAGGGGCTGGCGCGGGCCGTGCCGGGGGTGGGCACCGTGGTGGCGGGCGCGCGGACGCAGGTACAGGACCTGACCAGGCAGCGCATCGTGCGAGCGGCCGTCAGGATCGCCGACGAGGAAGGTCTCGCGGCCGTCTCCATGCGGCGGGTCGCGGCCGAGCTGGGCGTCTCCGCCATGTCCCTGTACCGGCATGTGGCGGGCAAGGACGAGCTCGTTCACCTGATGGCGGACGCGGTGTACGGGGACGATCCGCCGGCCGAACGGATCCCGCGCGGGTGGCGGGAGCAGCTGGAGCTGGCGTTGCGGCAGCAGTGGCGCATCCACCGGCGGCACTCCTGGCTGGCGCGGGCCGTCTCACTGACCCGGCCCGAGTTCGTGCCCAACGGCATGGCGCACACGGATCGGCTGCTGCGTGCGCTGGACGGGCTCGGGCTGGACGCGAACGCCATGATGCACGCCGTGATGTCGTTGCTGAGTTACGTGCGCGGGGCGGCGGTCAGCCTGGAGGTTGAGGAGCAGGCGCGTACGGAGACGGGGATCACCGAGGATGACTGGATGCTGGCGCGGGAAGGGGAACTGGAGGCGCTGTTCGCCTCCGGGGCCTATCCGACGCTCGCCAAGGTGGTGGGGGAGCCGGGGTTGGACCTGGATCTCGACTCGGTCTTCGAGTTCGGGCTGCGGCGGCAGCTCGATGGGGTGGGGGTGTTGGTGGCCAGGGTGCGGGGTGGGCGGCGCGATTAGGTGAATGGGGGCGGATGGCTATATGCTCTCGGAGCGCCGCAACGGGTGGACTCGGAGCGGTGACCAGGGGCTATAGCGCAGTTGGTAGCGCGCCTCCATGGCATGGAGGAGGTCTGGGGTTCGAATCCCCATAGCTCCACCGGACAATTCGCCCCGATCCTGGGTTTCAGGGTCGGGGCGTTTGCGTTGCGCCCGGGGAGGTGCGGCCCGGGGGCCGCATGGGGCTCAGGCCCTCTGCCTGGAGGGGCGGCGGGCCCTGCCACTCGCTCGTCAGTGGGGGGAACGTTCCGGGGGCTGGGTGAAGGAGCGTTGCCAGAGTTGCTCGCCGTCGTTGAACTGGGCGGTGGGGAGGAGGCCGGCGTTGCGGGCGACGGTGGCGGAGGCGGTGTGGGCGGGGTGGATGTGGGCCTGCACGGTGGTGACGCCCGTCGCGCGGAGCCAGATGAGCAGGGCCTTGGCGGCTTCGGAGGCGTAGCCCTGGCCTTGCCATGGTGTGCCGATCACCCAGGCGACCTCGGCTCGGCGACCCTCGTCCATGATGGTGGCCTGGACGTAGCCGATGGCCTTGGCGGCCGGTTTCCTGCGGAGGATCCAGTTGCGCCATTCCTGGGTTCCGTCAGGGGAACGGCCGGCGGCTTGGCGGATGTAGCGGGCGCGTAACTCGTCCAGGGTGGGCGGGGTGCCTCCGGTGAAGGTGTACAGGGTTTCCGCGCTGAGGACGTGGACCATCTCCTCGGCATCGGCTGCCGACAGGGGGAGGAAGAGGAGCCGATCGCTTGTCGGCTCGGGGTCGGCCATCGCTTTTCGCCTCTTCAGCTTGATCAGGGGTTGTGTCTCGATGATGCTACGGGGCCCGGGTGAGGCGGAGCCGGCAGGGCGGGACACCGTGAGGCTGGTACGTGGGTGTCCCGCCCTGCCGATGGGTCAGGAGAAGACGGCCGACTTGAGCAGGAGGCGGCTGCTCGCGCGGCCGCCGGGGCGCAGGGAGTAGTAGTCGCCCGTGCAGTCGACGCCGGTGAACATGGTGACCGTCGAATCGGTGTGGTTGACGGGGGAGTGGGCGCTGTCCTCGATGTTGTAGACCTCGGGGATGTTGATGCAGGTTCCGCTGTGGGGGTCCGTCAGGTCGGCGATGCTCGTGCCGTTCGGGGTCGGGTAGGTGTAGGTGAACGTTCCTGTGGCGGCGTGGGCGGGGGTGCACAGCGACACTGCCAGCGCCAGCGTCAGGGAGGACAGGGTGGCGGCGGTCCTGCGTATGGTCATGGCGGAGCACGTCCCTTCGGGATGGGATGGACGGATCGATCGGCACCACATCCTATGACTACTCTCTGTTACTGAACAGATACAGAATGGAGTCATCGGCCCTTCTCGTAGATCACCAGGCCCCGGGAGAGGCGGAGGGGGACCAGGATCAGCTCCACCAGGAGGGCCTTCCAGGCGTAGTAGAGGTTCACCGCCTTGTTCAGGTACACGAAGGGGAGGTTGAGCAGGACCTGGGTGATGGGCAGGCGGCGGCGTCTGGCCGCGTAGAGGAGGGCGGGGATCGTCAGGAAGAGCTCGGCGCCCGCCCACCAGCCCAGCGTGCGGGGCACCGGCTCGTGGTAGGCCGTGGTGAGGAGCACCGGGGCCGCCCACCACAGCGGGGCCGCCAGGATCTCCAGGAGGGCCACGATGACCCAGGTGGCGAGCATGGGCTTGCGGGTGAGCAGGCGGGGAAGGTGGAGGCGGACGTTCTGCATGAAGCCGGCCATCCAGCGCCACACCTGCTTGCGGAGGTAGGTGAGGGTCTCGGGGTCGGCGGCCCAGGCCACGGCGTCGGAGACGTAGACCGCCCGGCGGCCTGCCGCCTGCTGGCTCCAGGTGAAGTCCATGTCCTCGACGATGGTGCGTTCCGGGAAGCCGCCGGACTCCTCCAGGGCTGTGCGCCTGAACATCGAGCAGCAGCCGGAGCAGACCATGGGGCTGTCCGCCAGCTGCTGGATCGGGCGGTGCCAGTGGAAGCCGAAGAGGTATTCGGTGGACCTTCCGCGCTCCCACGGGGTGCGGGCGAACCGGGTCTGTACGTTGCCGGCCGCCACCTGCACGGCCGGGTCGTCGAAAGCGGGCTTGAGCTGCTCGATGTAGTCGGGGGCCAGGACGGTGTCGGCGTCGACCGCCAGGATCAGGTCCGTGTCGCAGTGGGGAAGCGCGTGGTTCTGGGCCTTGGCCTTGCTGCCCAGGTTGCCGGGTGGGCGCAGGACCGTGACGCCGTAGGAGGCGGCGACGGCGCCGGTGTGGTCGGTGGAGCCGTCGTCCACGACGATGATCTTGTCTGGGGGGACGGACTGGGACTTGATGGAGCGGAGGGTGGCGGGGAGGCCGGCCTCCTCGTTGTGGGCCGGGATGATGACCGTGACGGTCAGGGGCGGGGACGTCCGCGGGAGTGCGGGGGAGGAGGGCGTGGTCACCTGCGTCGCCTCCTCAGCTTGAGCGCGATCAGGGTCACCAGGCCGACCGTGGCGTAGACGATCAGGCTGAAACCGAGCGTGGGTGGGCCTCCGGGCATCCTGTGGCTCCTTGGTTGTGCGGTGGTGGTGGATGGTTGTGTTGTCGAGGTGGCTATGAGGATGCTCTGCGGGGCCGGGTGGCGAGGATCCGAATGCGGTTCTGTGGAAAGAGGGTTGGCTGTCCAGGTTGTCCTGTGAATGAGTCGCGTCCCCCGGACGGGGTCGCAGGGGGGTGGGGTGCTCCACGGCGGCAGGTGCCGGAGCCTCAGGGTGGGGTGCACCATGGCGGCAGGCGCCCGGAGCGTCAGGGGGTGGCGTTGGAGGAGGCCGTTTCCGTCAGGGTGTGCCACCAGCGTTCCCGGTGCGTGGCTCGTACGAGCCGGTTGTGCAGCCCGTGCAGGACCTTGGCGTTGTGCGTGTTCACCTGCAGCTCCTCAGCCCCGGCCAGGTGCCGCAGTGGCCGCCCGTGGCAGGTGGAGCAGCCGCACGTGCCCTCCCCGAGCCGCTCCACCGGCACGAACTCCAGCCGCTCCACCACGAACGCGCTGCGCGCCCCGCCGCGCCGCCACCCGCCGCGCACCTCGTGCGGCTCCGGGTAGAGGTGCCGCAGCACCTCGCGGACGCCGATGGCGGCCCACTCCGCCCCGTACGCCAGCGCCCCCAGCGCGGCCACCCCGGCCGAGAGCAGCGGCAGCGGGACCGGCCGGTACGGCGGCCCGTCCTCGACCACCAGCGCCACCGGCGACCCGTAGCCGGCGACCGTGCGGAGCAGGGTGCCGCGGTCCTCGATCACCCAGCGGGCGTGTACGGGCAGCACCGCCACGGCGCCGTCCCACTGGAGGGCCTGTTCGAGGATGGCGTGCAGGGCCTCGTGATCCCCTGGCCCGACATATCCGGAATCGGTGAGCGGGGCCGTCGCGCCCGCCTCCACCTGGTCCGCGATCCAGTCGGCCGACAGCCGCGCCGTGCCCCGTACCCGGGCGGAGCCGGCGTACCGGCGGCGGTCGGCGAGCAGCGGCCCGTCGTAGCCGGCCCTGCGCACCATGCGCACCGCGTCGTGGCCGGCCTGGCCGGTGAAGACCAGGCCGGAGCCGGGGTGGCCGGCCAGCGTCGCCGCGTCGTAGACGTCCCTGACGCTGACCTGGACCAGCAGGCGCTCGTGGAGGTCCATGGCGCGCGCATCCTGGGGCCGAGGGGTGTCTTATCCCGAGATATCCCCATTAATTGGTCCCGCCTCGCGGTAACGCCGGGACAGTTCGTCCGCCGTCGCCGCCACCCGCTCGCGCAACGCCAGGGGAGCCAGCACCTCGGCATCCGTCCCCAGCCTGAGGAACTCCCCTGCCGCGTGCTCGATCGACTCGATCGGCACCGTCACCCGCGTCCAGCCCTCCCCGTCGGGCGGCGACGCGCTCTCGTCGGCCGCCGCCACCACCCCGGGCGTCATGAGATCGGCCAGCCGCTCCACCCCGCGCGGCGACAGCCGCACCACGGCCTCCCCCCAGCGCAGCCTGGCCTCGAACTCCGCCAGGTACCCCGCCCAGTAGGCGGCCAGATCGAACCCCTCCTGCCGGGCGAACTTCTCCGCCAGCGGCTGCAGGTCGAGGATCTGCGAGACGCGGTACGTCCGCACGTCCTCGCC
This window encodes:
- a CDS encoding histidine phosphatase family protein, producing MSRRIVCLRHGQTLWNVEQRFQGHSDIPLDETGVAQAARAASLLASLRPTMIVSSDLMRANDTALALGRLIGLDVAVDKDFRERGGGQWEGLTREEIAARWPDEYAAWEAPDGEPVTDVAARVATAMRRWAARVDDDGLVVVVSHGAALRLGICELLGLPEQLWPALGGLGNCSWSVLQEGRKGWRLLEHNAGTLPEPVHSDDKPEAEA
- a CDS encoding TetR/AcrR family transcriptional regulator C-terminal domain-containing protein; this translates as MDRGSAPYLRIVEELRRRIAGGELAAGDRLPSTRQIVQEWGVAMATASKVLSRLQEEGLARAVPGVGTVVAGARTQVQDLTRQRIVRAAVRIADEEGLAAVSMRRVAAELGVSAMSLYRHVAGKDELVHLMADAVYGDDPPAERIPRGWREQLELALRQQWRIHRRHSWLARAVSLTRPEFVPNGMAHTDRLLRALDGLGLDANAMMHAVMSLLSYVRGAAVSLEVEEQARTETGITEDDWMLAREGELEALFASGAYPTLAKVVGEPGLDLDLDSVFEFGLRRQLDGVGVLVARVRGGRRD
- a CDS encoding glycosyltransferase; this encodes MTTPSSPALPRTSPPLTVTVIIPAHNEEAGLPATLRSIKSQSVPPDKIIVVDDGSTDHTGAVAASYGVTVLRPPGNLGSKAKAQNHALPHCDTDLILAVDADTVLAPDYIEQLKPAFDDPAVQVAAGNVQTRFARTPWERGRSTEYLFGFHWHRPIQQLADSPMVCSGCCSMFRRTALEESGGFPERTIVEDMDFTWSQQAAGRRAVYVSDAVAWAADPETLTYLRKQVWRWMAGFMQNVRLHLPRLLTRKPMLATWVIVALLEILAAPLWWAAPVLLTTAYHEPVPRTLGWWAGAELFLTIPALLYAARRRRLPITQVLLNLPFVYLNKAVNLYYAWKALLVELILVPLRLSRGLVIYEKGR
- the rsfS gene encoding ribosome silencing factor, translated to MTASDRSVQLVRIAAEAAADKLADDILAYDVSEQLVITDAFLLCSATNDRQVRAIVDEIEERLRTEAGAKPVRREGEREGRWVLLDYIDIVVHVQHEEDRTFYALERLWKDCPAISLPESVMQANLQRARA
- a CDS encoding LysR family transcriptional regulator — protein: MEIRSLRYAVTLAEELHFGRAAQRHFIAAQPFGRHIQRLEREVGRRLFERTSRRVVLTPAGERLVAEARRVLAAVDGLAEAVRSGCDISAAGDRNLSR
- a CDS encoding FAD-dependent monooxygenase, giving the protein MRDLAILISGAGIAGPALAHWLARHGNHPTIVERAPDIRPGGQAVDFRGAPQLEVLSRMGILDPVRQAQTHMGDIRIVNEHGRRLSSLPSEAFSGEVEILRGTLSRILHDAAPAEYVFGDSITALTETADGVHVTFERSAPRTFDLVVGADGLRSKVRELAFGDTSGRIHHLGMYGAIFSFPGTYGLDHEGVMYSEPASCATIVSTGGRTRAALDFASPPLAYDHHDRAQQEALVEKAFDGLGWEIPRLLAQMRAADDFYFAPAAQVVLSAYSSGRVALLGDAGYAPGPGGMGTGLALIGAYVLAGELAEAGDHETAFSRYESRMRPYVTICQRQAQGADKFLVPRKKSQIWRRNQMMRLLPYMPGKSLIKRMTERAASAIDLTSYATP
- a CDS encoding GNAT family N-acetyltransferase, producing the protein MADPEPTSDRLLFLPLSAADAEEMVHVLSAETLYTFTGGTPPTLDELRARYIRQAAGRSPDGTQEWRNWILRRKPAAKAIGYVQATIMDEGRRAEVAWVIGTPWQGQGYASEAAKALLIWLRATGVTTVQAHIHPAHTASATVARNAGLLPTAQFNDGEQLWQRSFTQPPERSPH
- a CDS encoding MBL fold metallo-hydrolase, with the translated sequence MGHQRIRPDSAALQEIVSGVHAWVQPDGTWWVNNAGAVTGDDGTIVVDTCATEERTRRFLRALAAATGDSPVRAAVNTHQHGDHTHGNCLLPEEAVIVGHESVRESVLADFVIDGCPPFWSPVPDWGGVTRRPPSLVFSSELTFYSGGRRIDLLHPGHPAHTAGDVVAWLPEERVLFTGDLLFHGVTPLVLMGSVDGALRSLEWLAGFGADHVVPGHGPLADAAALPGILADHERYYRFVAGTAVAGLRRGLSPLDVARRADLRDFGGWPDAERLVLNLHRAYADATRTDVDLVAAFGDAMAWNRGPFPTAV
- the nadD gene encoding nicotinate-nucleotide adenylyltransferase, whose translation is MMNAPGVQGMRRVGVMGGTFDPIHHGHLVAASEVAHHFQLDEVVFVPTGRPYQKSEREVSAPEDRYLMTVIATASNPRFSVSRVDVDRPGPTFTIDTLRDISEIYGPEAQLFFITGADALGAILDWQQADELFELAHFVGCTRPGHTLHDPGLPEGRVTLLEIPALAISSSECRQRVAKGEPIWYLVPDGIVQYINKRGLYHAAG